The nucleotide sequence TTTGAGGTATTGCGCACGGGATTGCCGCAGCAGCATTGCTACGACCTCGTGTACCGCCATGGGCTGGCGCTGGCCGACGATGGGCGCAGTTTATTGATGGCGTCGACGACGGGCGGGGCCTGGTATTCCAGCGACGAAGGCGAACATTGGCAGACCATCTCTGCCCACTTGCCACCCGTTTATGCCGTCTGTTTTTCCACGCCGTAGTAGCACAGGAAAATATCGACGGCCAGTTCCGTCACTTCGCGTCGGCGTGCCGGGCCCAGCAGGGGTTCACCCATGGTGATCTGCGGCCAGAAGGCAAAGGTCTTCAGTGGCGACATCAGCAGGTGCGCCACTTCCAGCGTCTCGCCCGCCTTGATGCGCCCATCTTGCTGCGCCGCGCGGATCCAGATATTCAGGCCCGTTTCCTTTTCATTCAGGCGCGCCACCATGGCTCGCGCGCGCTCGGGCGAGTGGATGGTTTCGCCAAAGATCACGCGCGCCAGGTCGATGAAGGCCGCGTCGCACAGCAAGTCCATTTTCTGCTCGACCAGGGCCAGCACCTGCGGGCGCAGCGGCTGGTCGGCGACATAGGGTACGGCAGGCTGGGCCATGCTGCTTTCCCACATGCGCTGCAGGATTTCCGCGAACAACTCGTCCTTGCTGGGGAAATGGTTGTACACGGTGCGCTTGGAAACAGCGGCCGTGGCGGCGATCCTGTCCATGCTGGTCGCGTCAAAACCGTGCTCGCGAAACTCGGCGATGGCGGCATCGACGATGGCGACGCGCTTGCGGTCGGTGAGGCGTTGCGGTGCGGCCATGGCGGGAAATCTCCTTTGAAAACAATATTTTACACCTCTTGGTTTACTTTGCCAGAAATAGGAACTACACTGTGTAGTGTAATTTAATCCTTGTTCATTCTTTACCGGGCCGCCTATGCACTTGCACCGAGTCGCACGTCGTCTCTTCTTTCTGGGAGTCCTGATCATCATGAGTTCTTGCACCTTGCGCGCCGCGCCAGTTTCTTCGCCTGTCCCGTCACCACAACGCCTCGAAGGCAAGTTCCGCAATCCCGTGCAGATGCACAAGCTGGGCACGGCAGCAACGCTCAAGCTGATGTGGACATTCTTCTTTGACAAGCCGGACAGCACAGTGCCTGCCGCTGCCGTTCCCGTGCAAGCCTTGAGCCGGGCGCAGCTGCTGGCCGCACCGGACAACAGCCTGTTTCGCCTCGGCCATTCGACCCTGCTGCTGAAACTGAACAATGAATTCTTCCTCACCGACCCTGTGTTTTCCGAGCGCGCCTCGCCCGTACAGTGGGCGGGGCCGAAGCGCTTTCACCAGCCGCCGATCAGCATCGCGGACTTGCCGCCGATCAAGGCCGTTATCCTGTCGCACGACCATTACGATCACCTCGACCATGCCGCCGTGCTGCAGCTGGCCGCCAAGACCGGGCACTTCGTCACGCCGCTGGGCGTGGGTGATACCTTGATTCAATGGGGCGTACCGGCCGCCAAGGTGCAGCAGTTCGACTGGTGGCAGGGCACAACGATTGGCGGCGTAAAACTCGTCGCCACGCCCTCGCAGCACTTCTCGGGACGCGGCTTGTTTGATGGCAATCAAACCCTGTGGGCATCATGGGTGATCGACGCCCCGGACGTGCGCGTGTTTTTCAGCGGAGACTCCGGCTATTTCGACGGTTTCAAGCAGATTGGCGACAAATACGGGCCATTCGATGTGACCATGGTCGAGACGGGCGCATATGACAAGCTGTGGCCGGACGTGCACATGCAGCCGGAGGAAACCCTGCAAGCCCACCTGGACTTGCGCGGCAAGTGGCTGATGCCCGTGCATAACGGCACCTTTGACCTGGGCTTGCACGCCTGGCATGAACCGTTCGACCGCATTACGGGGCTGGCGGCGAAGCAGGGCGTAAACCTGGCCACGCCGCAGATGGGCGAGGCGGTCGACCTGACGCAGCCGCAGAAGGGGGAAAAGTGGTGGCTGGCGATGCTGGAAGAGGAAATGGCCCGGTAAAGCTGGTTCAGGCCGTCACATCGATCAGGCGGCCCAGGGTCTGGCCATAGCTGTTCAGCTGGGGCGTGCTTTTCGGCGCAGCGGGAGCTGCTTGCTGCGGCACGGCCACCTTGATCGCCCGGTCCAGCTGCGGCGCCTTGACGGCGGCCGGGGCATCGGCCTGGGCTTGCTGGCTGCTGCGCTGTGTCTGGCTTAGCGATTCCTGTTCCCGCGCCAGCGACTGGCGACTTTGCGCCAGCTGTTCACTGTCGCGCTGTACCTGGTTCTGGCCTTGTTCGACGCGCCGTTGCGCCGTGGCCAGCGAAGCTTGCAGATTATTGACGGACGTTAGCGTGACCACATTGTTCACCTTTGAAAGTATGCCCAGGCGTGCGCAGAAGGGGAAAGGTCAGGGCGGGGAGGCCGACATGTCTGCAGGAAATCTTTACCTGAATCAAGAGTAGGACAAATTCTCGCATAGTTCCAGTTAATTATGTTTTCTTGATAATTTTATCGTGCGCGCCTTGTATTGCCAAACCGGCATGCCTGAGCCGGTGCGCTACTTGTCAAAGTGAGTACCCGCTGTCGCTTGAAGCTATTGTTTGTATGCCATCGCCGATGCCACGCTGAGGACGCGGCAAAAATGCTTGTCTTCAAAAGCCACTTTCTAGAGTGTCAATATGTTGTTGTTTTTTCACCATTGCGGCGCACGGTAATGCGCGGCCTGCTTGGCGCTCTGGGCTATAATTGACGGTCAGAGTTGGTTTTTTTTGCCATACAGACAGGTAGTTAACACATGAATCTCAAGAGCCTCGCAATTGCCCTCGGCATGTCGAAAACGACAGTCAGCAGGGCGTTGAACGGCTATCCGGAAGTCAATTCCCGCACCCGTGAAATTGTCCTGGCCGCCGCCAAGAAAGTCGGCTACCGGCCCAACCCGCTGGCGCGCAGCCTGGCCGTCGGCCGTACCAATGTGCTGGGCATGATTTATCCCCTGCTGCCCAGCGACCTGGGCGATAGCGTCTTTCTTTCCGTGGTGAATGGCATGTCGGACGCCGTGGAAGCATCGAAGATGAGTCTCATCATCGCCCCCGTGTCGCCGCAGAATGAACAGCCTTCATATGAAACCATGGTGCGCGGACGCCAGGTCGATGGCCTGGTGGTGGGCCGCACCAAGGTGGTCGATGAGCGCATCGCGTATTTGACGAAGGTGGGCTTTCCCTTTGTTGCGAATGGCCGCACGCGCATCGATGCGCCATACGCGTACTTTGACTACGACAATGATACGGGCATCGACTTGGCCGTGTCCTTCCTGGCCGCACACGGCCACCAGCGCATCGCCTTGTTGAGTGCGCCGCTGGATTTGCATTTCGCTTACGAGCGCAAGGAAAGCTTTATCCGCTGCATGGCGCAGGCGGGTTTGCAGCTCGATTCCCGCTATCTGCTCGACAATACCTTCGACCGCCGCAGCGGCTACCAGGCCATGCAGCAATTGCTGGCTTGCTCGCCCCGTCCCACGGCCGTCATCGTCGACAACCATTTGTCCGGCGTGGGCGTGGTGCGCGCGCTGATGGATGCGGGCATCGAGATTGGCAAGGAAATCTCCGTTATCGTCTGGGGCAATGTGGAAGACACCTTGATCGGCATCAACGTCACCACCATCGACCAGCCCGACCTGCGCCGCGCCGGCGCCAAGATGGTCGAAATGCTGCAATCCATGCTGGCCGGCACGCCGCCGGAGCGGCTGCAGGAAATCTGGCAACCGGTGCTGTTGCCGGGGGCGACCGTGGGGCGTTGCCCCGAATGAAAAAAACGCAGAGCCGAGGCTCTGCGTTTTTCATTGCCCTACCGGTCAGCTAGGCCGCGTGTTTCGATCCATCGGCCAGCACAGCCAGCAATCGTGCCTTGTCCTTGCGGTAGGTCGCGACGGCGGCTTCCTTGACGTGGCCGAAGCCGCGGATTTTCTCCGGCAGCGATGCCAGTTCCACGCAGGTGCCGAGATTTTCCGCTGTCAGGTTCACCAGCAGGCCGGCCAGCAGTTCGCGGTACTCGACGATCAGGGCGCGCTCCATCTTGCGTTCAGCCGTATAGCCGAAGAGGTCGAAGGTGCCGCCCCGCAGACCTTTGGCTTTCGCCAGCAGCTTGAAGGCGCGCCACATCCAGGAACCGAATTCCGCTTTCACGAGGTGACCTTTCGCATCTTTCTTGGCGAACAGCGGCGGCGCCAGGTTGAATTTCACGGAGAAATTTCCCTCGAATTGCTGCTGCAGCTGTTCCACGAAACGGCCATCCGTGTACAGGCGCGCCACTTCGTACTCGTCCTTGTAGGCCAGCAATTTGAAGTAGTTCTTCGCCACGGCAGTCGACAGCTTCTGGCCCAGTCCCAGGGTATTCTCGCGGTCGCGCACCTGTTTGACCAAGGTCAGATAACCGTCCGCATACGCGGCGTTCTGGTAGGCGGTGAGGAACTCCACGCGCTTCTTGATGACGCTATCGAGGCTTTGCGGCATTTGCACGATGATCGCTTGCGACGGCGTGGCGATCTGCGTGACACGGCGCACGTCGACGGCGGCGCGGCGGCCCCACAGGAAACTTTTCTTGTTCGATTCGATGCCCACGCCGTTCAGTTCGATGGCGCGCAGCAGCGCCGCTTCGGTCAAGGGAATGCGGCCTTTTTGCCAGGCGTAGCCGAGCATGAACAGGTTGGCGGCGATCGAGTCACCCATCAGCGCGGTAGCCAGTTTGGTGGCGTCGATGAAGTCGGCCGCGTCCGCGCCGCCGACGGATTCCTCGATCAGCTGGCGCACTTCCGCCGTTGGATATTGCCAGTCGGCATTTTGCGCAAACGTGCCTGGC is from Janthinobacterium sp. 61 and encodes:
- a CDS encoding substrate-binding domain-containing protein → MNLKSLAIALGMSKTTVSRALNGYPEVNSRTREIVLAAAKKVGYRPNPLARSLAVGRTNVLGMIYPLLPSDLGDSVFLSVVNGMSDAVEASKMSLIIAPVSPQNEQPSYETMVRGRQVDGLVVGRTKVVDERIAYLTKVGFPFVANGRTRIDAPYAYFDYDNDTGIDLAVSFLAAHGHQRIALLSAPLDLHFAYERKESFIRCMAQAGLQLDSRYLLDNTFDRRSGYQAMQQLLACSPRPTAVIVDNHLSGVGVVRALMDAGIEIGKEISVIVWGNVEDTLIGINVTTIDQPDLRRAGAKMVEMLQSMLAGTPPERLQEIWQPVLLPGATVGRCPE
- a CDS encoding TetR/AcrR family transcriptional regulator, with protein sequence MAAPQRLTDRKRVAIVDAAIAEFREHGFDATSMDRIAATAAVSKRTVYNHFPSKDELFAEILQRMWESSMAQPAVPYVADQPLRPQVLALVEQKMDLLCDAAFIDLARVIFGETIHSPERARAMVARLNEKETGLNIWIRAAQQDGRIKAGETLEVAHLLMSPLKTFAFWPQITMGEPLLGPARRREVTELAVDIFLCYYGVEKQTA
- a CDS encoding MBL fold metallo-hydrolase, translated to MSSCTLRAAPVSSPVPSPQRLEGKFRNPVQMHKLGTAATLKLMWTFFFDKPDSTVPAAAVPVQALSRAQLLAAPDNSLFRLGHSTLLLKLNNEFFLTDPVFSERASPVQWAGPKRFHQPPISIADLPPIKAVILSHDHYDHLDHAAVLQLAAKTGHFVTPLGVGDTLIQWGVPAAKVQQFDWWQGTTIGGVKLVATPSQHFSGRGLFDGNQTLWASWVIDAPDVRVFFSGDSGYFDGFKQIGDKYGPFDVTMVETGAYDKLWPDVHMQPEETLQAHLDLRGKWLMPVHNGTFDLGLHAWHEPFDRITGLAAKQGVNLATPQMGEAVDLTQPQKGEKWWLAMLEEEMAR